The Candidatus Methylomirabilis sp. genome segment CATGTCAAGCGCCTTCCCTGGAACATTGACAGGTCGGGGACGAGTGGGTACCCTTGAAAGGCCGTCTGCGGAGAGCCTCGAAGGAGATCCCATGGGGACCGTCTACTTTCGCGACCGCTTCATGCCCCTCGAAGAGGCCTCGATCAGCATCCGGACGAATGCGCTCCACTACGGAACCGCCGTGTTCGAGGGGATCCGCGCCTACTGGGAGCCGGAAGGGGCGCAGCTTTACGTCTTCCGGCTGGCCGAGCACTATGACCGGATGCTCCGGAACTGCCGGGTCCTCCACCTGGCGGTCGGGAAGGACGTCAAGGAGCTCTCGCGGCTGACTCTGGAGCTCCTCCGACGGAACGCGCATCGGGAGGATACGTACATCCGGCCGATCGCCTTCGTCAGCAGCGAGGAAATCGGCCCCCGCCTGCACGGCTACACGACCGGCTTCGGCGTCTTCACGCTCCCCCTGGGCGAGTACCTGGATACCAGCCAGGGGCTCCGGGTGGGGTTCAGCACCTGGCGACGGATCAGCGACAACGCGATCCCGGCCCGGTGCAAGGTAGCGGGAGGGTACGTGAATTCCGCCCTCGCCCGGACCGAGGCGGCGACGCACGGCTATGACGAGGCCCTCTTCCTGACCGAGGACGGGGTGCTGTGCGAGGGGTCGGCCGAGAACATCTTCCTGGTGCGGGGGGGCCGTGTCATCACCCCGGACCTCTCCGCCAACATCCTGGAGGGGATCACGCGGGACACGGTCCTGACGTTAGCGCGGGACGGGCTCGGCCTGCAGGTGGAAGAGCGGCGGGTCGGGCGCACCGAAGTGTACCTGGCGGACGAGCTCTTCCTCTGCGGGACCGGGGCGCAGGTGGCCCCCGTGGTGGAGGTGGATCGCCGCCCCGTGGGGGAGGGAGCCATCGGGCCGGTGACGGCGAAACTCCAGCGCCTCTACTTTGACGTCGTGCGGGGCAAGGTGCCCACCTATCGGCACTGGCTGACCCCGGTCTATTAGGGACCCGGAGACAAAGCGGGCGGCGGGGAGGTTTCTCCCCGCCGCCTCTTTTTTGCCCTGGGATCGGGGGTGAAGCCCGGGGGCTCTCCCTACTTGTGGGCGCTGGCGGGAACACCCGCCGGGGCCGCCTTGGCCTCCACGATGGAGCCCCGCTTGCTGAACGCCACCGAGAAGGCCAGGAGGGCCAGGCTCCCCAGGACTGCCGT includes the following:
- a CDS encoding branched-chain amino acid transaminase, producing MGTVYFRDRFMPLEEASISIRTNALHYGTAVFEGIRAYWEPEGAQLYVFRLAEHYDRMLRNCRVLHLAVGKDVKELSRLTLELLRRNAHREDTYIRPIAFVSSEEIGPRLHGYTTGFGVFTLPLGEYLDTSQGLRVGFSTWRRISDNAIPARCKVAGGYVNSALARTEAATHGYDEALFLTEDGVLCEGSAENIFLVRGGRVITPDLSANILEGITRDTVLTLARDGLGLQVEERRVGRTEVYLADELFLCGTGAQVAPVVEVDRRPVGEGAIGPVTAKLQRLYFDVVRGKVPTYRHWLTPVY